The following coding sequences lie in one Loxodonta africana isolate mLoxAfr1 chromosome X, mLoxAfr1.hap2, whole genome shotgun sequence genomic window:
- the USP27X gene encoding ubiquitin carboxyl-terminal hydrolase 27 — protein MCKDYVYDKDIEKIAKEEQGEALKLQASTSTEVSHQQCSKPGIGEKYPTWETTKPELELLGHNPRRRRITSSFTIGLRGLINLGNTCFMNCIVQALTHTPILRDFFLSDRHRCEMPSPELCLVCEMSSLFRELYSGNPSPHVPYKLLHLVWIHARHLAGYRQQDAHEFLIAALDVLHRHCKGDDVGKAASNPNHCNCIIDQIFTGGLQSDVTCQACHGVSTTIDPCWDISLDLPGSCTSFWPVSPGRESSVNGESHIPGITTLTDCLRRFTRPEHLGSNAKIKCGSCQSYQESTKQLTMNKLPVVACFHFKRFEHSAKQRRKITTYISFPLELDMTPFMASSKESRMNGQLQLPTSSGNNENKYSLFAVVNHQGTLESGHYTSFIRHHKDQWFKCDDAVITKASIKDVLDSEGYLLFYHKQVLEHESEKVKEMNTQAY, from the coding sequence ATGTGTAAGGATTATGTATATGACAAAGACATTGAGAAAATTGCCAAAGAAGAGCAAGGAGAAGCTTTGAAATTACAAGCCTCCACCTCAACAGAGGTTTCTCACCAGCAGTGTTCAAAACCAGGCATTGGTGAGAAATATCCGACCTGGGAAACAACCAAACCGGAGTTAGAACTGCTGGGACACAACCCACGGAGAAGAAGGATCACCTCAAGCTTTACCATCGGTTTAAGAGGGCTCATCAATCTTGGCAACACATGCTTTATGAACTGCATTGTCCAGGCACTCACCCACACTCCGATCCTGAGAGATTTCTTCCTCTCTGACAGGCACAGATGTGAAATGCCGAGTCCTGAGTTGTGTCTGGTCTGTGAGATGTCCTCTCTTTTTCGAGAGTTGTATTCTGGAAACCCATCCCCTCATGTTCCGTATAAGTTACTGCACCTGGTGTGGATACATGCGCGGCATTTAGCAGGGTACAGGCAACAGGATGCCCATGAGTTCCTCATTGCTGCATTAGACGTGCTGCACAGGCATTGCAAAGGTGATGATGTTGGGAAGGCAGCCAGCAATCCCAACCACTGTAACTGCATCATAGACCAAATCTTCACAGGTGGCCTGCAGTCCGATGTCACTTGTCAAGCTTGCCATGGTGTCTCCACCACAATAGACCCATGCTGGGACATCAGTTTGGACTTGCCTGGTTCTTGCACCTCCTTCTGGCCGGTGAGTCCAGGGAGGGAGAGCAGCGTGAATGGGGAAAGCCACATACCAGGAATCACCACACTCACGGACTGCCTGCGAAGGTTTACAAGGCCAGAACACTTAGGAAGCAATGCCAAAATCAAGTGCGGTAGTTGCCAAAGCTACCAGGAATCTACCAAACAGCTCACAATGAATAAATTACCTGTTGTTGCCTGTTTTCATTTCAAACGGTTTGAACACTCAGCCAAACAGAGGCGCAAGATCACTACAtatatttcctttcctctggagctggaTATGACACCGTTTATGGCCTCAAGTAAAGAGAGCAGAATGAATGGACAGTTGCAGCTGCCAACCAGTAGTGGAAACAACGAGAATAAGTATTCCTTGTTTGCTGTGGTTAATCACCAAGGAACCTTGGAGAGTGGCCACTATACCAGCTTCATCCGGCACCACAAGGACCAGTGGTTCAAATGTGATGATGCTGTCATCACCAAGGCCAGTATTAAGGATGTACTGGACAGTGAAGGGTATTTACTTTTCTATCACAAACAGGTCCTGGAACATGAGTCAGAAAAAGTGAAAGAAATGAATACGCAAGCCTACTGA